A genomic segment from Gilvibacter sp. SZ-19 encodes:
- a CDS encoding ComEC/Rec2 family competence protein: MGFVEFPLVRLGLVLLLGIYAGPSSPFSFDLHLEVACYCVLLLLFLCFIPSGAQSRTYLFSVLAYGTCFCCGVLLIQAKEQRFNLVQEQLNKKVATSKTLRFQIVRQGNETAYNVKYEAKLLDKEQSGLRFLVRLKKDSSCHYLQIGSSWETHSKLTKIASPKNPGSFDYADYMKYQGIGFQWSGATHSLKPLHKIPLTWQERPALWQAQASGTLDKHLQQQENFELLAALLLGNKSQLDPETKQQFATAGIMHLLAVSGLHLGIVLLFTRQVLGFLKRFKYGHKLLFLLTLLSIWTFALLTGASASVLRAATMFSCILFGRTFLARGHSMNSLFVSLWILLLIDPFFAFQLGFQLSYMAVFFILWLMPVWNARTPKINGVKKLWQLCGVSLIAQAGTAPLSLYYFHQFPLYFLLSNLIVLPFVGLVLVYGIISLITVMLWPQAELLFIPLEFAVDLLRAVTKYISELPRASFAVPSFGFAVLLTFLWSSLLVGWTYLKRPLRLFPISLCLCIGLGILIRIQQPKKTSALIISQQFGRTELWQRQGKQLVIYQSDSLEANYSRSAYVQAENIAQLQQLPIPTLFYYAGNRVLVIDGSFTPDLDLEPIDILLLTSNAKIHLERWINRYHPKLIIADGSSYNSNKQRWRATAKKERLPFYDTSQQGAFVFEYWKILLNKYYSNLPLKLF; encoded by the coding sequence ATGGGATTTGTAGAATTTCCGCTGGTCCGTTTGGGCCTGGTCTTGTTATTGGGTATTTATGCTGGACCCTCCAGCCCTTTCTCCTTTGATCTACATCTTGAGGTAGCATGCTACTGTGTTCTTCTGCTACTATTCTTGTGTTTTATTCCCTCCGGAGCTCAAAGTAGAACCTACCTCTTCTCTGTACTAGCTTACGGTACTTGCTTTTGCTGCGGAGTTCTTCTTATCCAGGCTAAAGAGCAGCGTTTTAATCTGGTACAGGAGCAACTCAACAAAAAGGTAGCAACTAGCAAGACCCTACGGTTTCAGATAGTCCGTCAGGGCAATGAGACAGCTTACAATGTTAAGTACGAAGCTAAACTGCTCGACAAAGAACAGAGCGGACTACGTTTTTTGGTTCGGTTAAAGAAAGACAGTAGTTGCCATTACCTTCAAATTGGAAGCAGCTGGGAAACTCATTCCAAGCTTACAAAAATAGCCTCGCCAAAGAACCCCGGAAGTTTCGATTATGCCGACTATATGAAATACCAAGGAATAGGGTTCCAATGGAGTGGCGCTACGCATAGCCTAAAACCCTTGCATAAAATTCCTTTGACTTGGCAGGAACGGCCCGCCCTTTGGCAAGCTCAGGCTAGTGGAACATTAGACAAGCATTTACAGCAGCAAGAAAATTTTGAGCTATTGGCCGCCTTGCTCTTAGGCAATAAAAGTCAGCTCGACCCAGAAACCAAGCAGCAATTCGCTACTGCTGGAATAATGCATTTACTCGCTGTCTCTGGCTTGCATCTAGGGATAGTGCTACTATTTACACGCCAGGTGCTTGGATTTCTTAAACGTTTCAAATACGGGCATAAACTATTGTTTCTTTTGACCTTGCTGAGCATTTGGACCTTTGCTCTATTAACGGGAGCTAGTGCTTCTGTGCTACGTGCCGCGACCATGTTTAGCTGCATTCTCTTTGGCAGAACATTTTTAGCCCGCGGTCACAGTATGAATTCGCTATTTGTTTCTCTCTGGATCTTATTGCTGATCGATCCCTTCTTTGCCTTTCAATTAGGGTTTCAGTTAAGTTATATGGCCGTTTTCTTTATCCTCTGGCTTATGCCGGTCTGGAATGCGAGAACGCCTAAAATAAATGGAGTAAAGAAGCTCTGGCAACTCTGCGGAGTCAGCTTAATTGCGCAAGCTGGTACAGCGCCTTTAAGCCTGTATTACTTTCATCAGTTCCCCTTGTATTTCCTATTATCGAATTTGATAGTACTTCCTTTTGTAGGGCTGGTGCTAGTTTATGGAATTATAAGCTTGATCACAGTGATGCTTTGGCCACAGGCCGAACTGCTTTTTATTCCCTTAGAATTCGCTGTGGATCTATTGCGAGCTGTGACCAAATACATCAGTGAGCTGCCAAGGGCAAGCTTTGCAGTTCCTAGCTTTGGGTTTGCTGTTCTTTTGACCTTTCTTTGGAGCAGTCTTTTGGTCGGATGGACCTATTTAAAACGGCCCTTACGCCTGTTTCCTATATCCTTGTGTTTGTGCATTGGATTGGGTATTCTTATACGAATACAACAACCAAAGAAAACCTCAGCGCTAATTATTAGCCAACAATTTGGACGAACGGAACTTTGGCAGCGCCAAGGCAAACAACTGGTCATTTATCAAAGCGACAGCTTGGAAGCCAATTATAGCCGTAGTGCCTATGTGCAAGCAGAGAACATTGCTCAGCTACAGCAGTTGCCCATACCTACCCTGTTCTATTACGCAGGTAATCGCGTACTAGTTATCGATGGCAGTTTTACTCCGGATTTAGACTTGGAACCTATAGATATCCTGCTGCTGACCAGCAATGCCAAAATTCACTTAGAACGTTGGATAAACCGTTACCATCCGAAGCTGATCATAGCAGACGGCAGCTCCTACAACAGTAACAAACAGCGATGGCGTGCTACTGCCAAAAAAGAAAGACTCCCATTTTACGACACTTCGCAACAGGGAGCCTTTGTATTTGAGTACTGGAAAATTTTGCTAAATAAATACTACTCAAATTTACCTTTAAAGTTGTTTTGA
- a CDS encoding C40 family peptidase → MKKLYFLPLFVLLIACGPKPNSGNSTASRTYTKTSKTTNKAKQIVDYALSFQGVRYRYGGTTRSGMDCSGLIFKSFDQAGLQLPRISRDMAKRGVSISLAEISPGDLLFFKTDKSSRQINHVGLIVSSSGGDVEFIHATTSKGVIISRLTENYWRTAFVGARRVL, encoded by the coding sequence ATACTTCCTGCCACTTTTTGTGCTACTAATTGCCTGCGGACCTAAACCTAATTCGGGCAACTCCACAGCTTCCAGAACCTATACCAAGACCTCTAAAACAACTAATAAAGCCAAGCAAATTGTCGATTATGCCTTGAGTTTTCAAGGTGTGCGCTACCGCTATGGAGGTACCACCCGTTCTGGAATGGATTGCTCCGGATTGATCTTTAAGTCCTTTGATCAGGCAGGTTTGCAGCTCCCTAGGATTTCTAGAGACATGGCAAAAAGGGGTGTTTCTATCTCTTTGGCAGAGATAAGCCCGGGAGATCTGCTCTTTTTTAAAACCGATAAAAGTAGCCGACAGATCAATCATGTGGGGCTTATAGTTTCTAGCAGTGGCGGTGATGTAGAATTCATCCACGCGACCACCTCCAAAGGAGTGATCATTTCTCGTTTAACGGAAAACTATTGGCGAACGGCCTTTGTCGGTGCCAGACGCGTGCTATAA